A single Brassica rapa cultivar Chiifu-401-42 chromosome A04, CAAS_Brap_v3.01, whole genome shotgun sequence DNA region contains:
- the LOC103864693 gene encoding probable transcriptional regulatory protein At2g25830 produces MASSHCTMRGAVGVLLLRFSNGVVSSRSILNSANHHRRRLLLTIPNSLSSLSSISTHTTSNFTHEQKKCTNRQVRKIWISSPLCMGRRSSKIAGRKGAQDSKKAKLYCRIGKEVVSAVRKGGPNPVSNTVLATILEKAKDLDVPKDIVERNIKRASEKGQEDFIEKIYEVYGYGGVSMVVEVLTDKINRSVAAVRSVVKDYGGKMADSGSVMFKFRRVRVVNIKVTEADKDQLFIIALDAGAEDVIDPPSYEDDTDEDREERYYKIVTSNENYSTVLSKLRDEGVNFEPDNGSELLPLTTVEVDDEAMELNKELMQKLLELDDVDAVYIDQK; encoded by the exons ATGGCGTCGTCCCACTGCACGATGAGAGGCGCTGTTGGAGTACTCCTCCTCCGATTCTCCAATGGCGTCGTCTCTTCCAGATCCATTCTCAACTCCGCAAACCATCatcgtcgtcgtcttcttctcACCATCCCCAACTCCCTCTCGTCTCTCTCCTCAATCTCCACTCACACTACTTCCAACTTCACACATGAGCAGAAGAAGTGCACCAATCGCCAAGTCAGAAAGATTTGGATATCTTCTCCTCTTTGTATGGGTCGTCGCTCTTCCAAAATCGCTGGCCGAAAG GGGGCTCAAGATTCAAAGAAGGCGAAGCTATACTGTAGGATTGGCAAGGAGGTTGTATCTGC TGTCAGGAAAGGGGGTCCAAACCCAGTGTCCAATACAGTTCTAGCTACCATCCTTGAGAAAGCAAAAGACCTGGATGTACCCAAGGACATTGTGGAGCGTAATATTAAAAGGGCTTCTGAGAAGGGCCAAGAAGATTTTATCGAGAAGATCTATGAG gTGTATGGGTATGGTGGAGTTAGTATGGTAGTGGAGGTCTTAACAGACAAAATTAATCGTTCAGTGGCAGCTGTTAGATCAGTTGTTAAGGATTATGGCGGCAAAATGGCTGATTCAGGATCTGTCATGTTCAAGTTTAGACGAGTTAGGGTCGTCAACATAAAGGTCACCGAGGCTGACAAAGACCAGCTCTTTATTATTGCTCTAGATGCTGGTGCTGAGGATGTTATTGATCCCCCTAGTTATGAAGATGATACTGATGAAGATAGGGAAGAAAG GTACTACAAAATTGTAACTTCTAATGAGAACTACTCAACAGTGTTGTCCAAGCTACGTGATGAAGGAGTGAACTTTGAGCCTGACAATGGCTCTGAACTTCTCCCTCTGACTACAGTTGAG GTGGATGATGAGGCCATGGAACTGAACAAAGAGCTTATGCAGAAACTGCTTGAACTTGATGATGTTGACGCTGTTTATATCGACCAGAAATGA